TCTCTCTTCGAACCGGAAGGTTTCGGCACCACCGGCAACAAGACCATGCAGATGATGGAGATTGCCGCGTTCCTCGGACATGTCGGCAGCAAGACCTCTTGTGAGTTCTCTACCGTCCACattttgtgaattttatttatgGATTGTGTATGTTTGGTTTGGAgtgtgaaattttttgtttaagttGGAGCTTGCAGTTTTGAGATTGTGAGATCTGTGTGTGTTGTTGTGCTTGAGTTGAGACTTTGGATGATTTTCATTTGTTGCTGCGTGGTCTGGTTTGATTGCCATTCTGTAAAGCTTGATTTGTCTGGAACTGAGACAGTGCAGTCAACACTCTCGCAGTCTTCGCATTTGTAAGTGTTGGATGACGATTGGGCATCTCTGATTTTGAACGtgttttttaagtttgatttgTCGAAATGAATAGAGTGATCTGATTTTGTCTCTGTCTGATTTTTCTTTGACGGTTGACTTGTTGAATGTGCGAGTGTGGGATAGACATAATTAGGTCGAGCAAGCAATTTTGAGATTGTGCGATGTTTGTCGGTGGTGTTTGAAACTTTGAATGATTGGAGTTTCTTATTGTGTGTGATTTTATCACTATGCTGTAACCTTGATTTGTTTGGAACTGAGTCGGGGCTGTCAATTTTTTCATGCATTCACTCAGTTATCATATTTGAGTCTGgtttattgaattaaaacaTGCGTTGTCTCTGTCCGGCGGTTATAGTTGTTGAATGTGTGAATCTGTGGAAAGTTGAATGCGGGGAAGGGAATTGGATCTTTAGTTGGTTTGGCACATATTGTCTTTAGATGATTTGGTTTTTGATTGACATATGGTGTCTGATGTGTCGAATCGCATTTTAAGGTAGAGAGATGTTTGGCGAGAGTTGCACGTAGTAAGGTGATTGATTTAGTTGTGTTTTAATTGGACAACTGTGTGGTGTTGATTGGTCTTATAATACTTGTACCAGGTGGTTATGGAGTGGCTACTGGAGGACCTTTGGCTTGGGGTCTTTGTTACAATCATGAAATGAGTCCTATGCAGTCATACTGCGATGAGTATTTCAAACTCACATACCCCTGTACTCCCGGTGCTGAGTACTATGGACGTGGTGCTATTCCCATTTTCTGGTATGTGTATGTTTGTTTAGCTGTACAGATAATTGAAGCATATCTTCCTGGTTTGGAATTCCCGGTGTTCTTTTCTTTGTTGACTAAATAGCTTTTTAATCCATAAGAGATAACAAAAGGTACCTAAGCTAGGCTTAGTTTCTTTCTCATTCATGAAAATTGCCATTCGTCTCAAATGTAACCAGTGTTGTTAAAAGGTTTCTGCAATATCCTTGACCAATCTTTATCAAATCCATCACACTTGTTGAAGGGTTAACACACACCgcaaatttatttgttaattcaTAGCTTTCTCTCTTGTCTGAAAAAAATGTAGTTCATGGATAGCAGTTAGGTTCTGGTGCTATCACCAATTAATTCATCCAAAgtacatcaatgatcatgatcATCACACTCACTTTAGCAACGAAACTAATTGTTTTAGCAATCTAAATGACACATTTCGTGGACAGAGAACTACTTTAAGGTTAAGACAATTATAGTTCCTTCAAATCATAACAAAGTAAAGATAGAAGTTAAATGGACATTACGTTACCAAGTTTGAAGATTATAGTAATAAGAAAGAACCTATTGCAACAAGAGATAAAGTAGGATAAGTttgaatagaaagaaaaaacggTAATTTATCAGTAATTGGGAGACACAGAGCTGTATTTCTGGGTTTGTGcagatgaatttttaaattatcagtGATATCAATGAAAATTATGAACAGTTATATGCATGTGCAGATTTTTCTGTGACACCAATAAAATCTTAAGCCTGATTCCCTACCTTTTATTGTTCTGATGTACCAGTTCTGTTTGGTCTGAATAGGTAGATATTTGGCCATAATAGCATAATGGCCATCTTATCAAATTAAGTAGCATCTAAGGCTACTTATATTTTATGAAGGCAGTTCTGGTTATATTTTATTGGagcattttttatttgaaagttgaaaaatacaaatactCAATAAGAAAAAGATTCATTAGGTTTTATCACCATCGCTGTGCTTGTTGAATGTGGAGGTTATACTTAATGACATGATCAATTCAGGAACTACAACTACGGTGCTGTTGGAGAAGCTTTGAAGGTGGATCTTCTAAGCCATCCAGAATACATAGAGCAGAATGCAACCCTTGCTTTCCAGGCTGCAATATGGAGATGGATGACACCAATAAGGAAGTATCAGCCCTCTGCTCATGATGCCTTCGTTGGCAACTGGAAGCCTACCAAGAATGACACTATGGAGAATCGCGTTCCTGGTTTTGGCACTACAATGAACATTCTCTATGGGGATGGTGTTTGTGGTCAAGGTGATGTGGACACGATGAACAATATCGTTTCCCATTACATGTACTATCTTGATCTTCTTGGAGTTGGTAGAGAACAGGCTGGACCCCATGAATACCTTACATGCGCTGAGCAGGTTCCTTTCAATCCATCTTCCAAAGCTGCCTCATCAACTTAGATTACATTTATTATACTGTTGTGCCAATCCCTTTGAAAGTGTAAGTTAATAAGGGTTCTTTAAATTATTGGTATGCAATAATTTTGAACTTTGTATGGCAGTGTGCGGATTCATTTAGCTTTTCTTCGTCATTGTTTAGTAGTTAAGTCATATTGTAATACCATACGTCGTGAAAAATTTGTATCTGGTATATATGTACGTTGTGAGGGCATTTTGTCGTTATCATTATTACATATACATTTCTTGGTTGCAATGTAAATTTGAATATCTTCATTTCTTGGAACTCATCTTGGTCTTCATTAATGGCTAACCATATAAGTTATTTATGCCAGCTATATAAAATGACAAGTAAATAGAACTGTTGCGCATCCGTTATCAGACGACTGTGTAATTTAATTACTCTTTAAGTTTtatcattcatttattttattttatatggttCTTAGTTTTTTAAAAGTGTAATTATATGGTTATTAACAGTTTTAACTCATGTCTAATGTAATTTATGATCAAAGTATACGACAATTTACAAGTAAATTGGTATATTATTGCATTTTTTAAGTTGAGAGACTTGGTTTtaaggtttttcttttttaattaaagaactTTATTGaacttttatcaataaaatatctaaagatTAATTTTGTGGGACTTACTTTTCGCGTTAACTTGGTTATAttcatgattttcttttaaacattaattGAGTTTCATAGCTTTTATAGAAGTGAATTCATTCAAGGATAAGGTTCACATTTTGAACCAATtgaaaaaatactaaaaattgtGTTCTCAATTATCTCCATTTCAAGAACTAAATtgacttaatttataaaataaaaaggctaaaatgaatttgaaaataagagGCAAAAGTACAAtttaaattctttctttttaaacaactatattttaatttaaataagtaatGATAAACATACACCTTCATTTTATCTATATATCTCTCTTATCAATCTAAcctataaatttatcatttgtATTCTGTCTAGGTCTATATTaaatgttgatatttttttgtatccgtgaatatttttcaatctaaatattcaaacattcttttttttttcagacagTTGTCTTGTGTTTATAAAATCTAATATAGCAAGCACGGGTCAGTATTACATTCGTCTGTGGATGTTATTTGTGGGCCAATTTTGAAAATGGATAGAAGTGCCCAGATATTGAAGGGGTGCAAAAAGGAAAAAGTCCAAATATAAGGACTTGGTCATTCGTACTCATTGTTGTCTAAACTCCCAAAgttggtattttataaattcGAGAAAATGCCCTTTACAACTTTTCGTTATATTGTTGggtatttatatataacaaaagcGTATTATACTTATGCAGAGGGGGTGATGATActtaagattttattattattctggtaaataattttaaaaaataacttttgaaatatAGATAAATGCGATGACATaaaagaaatcatacaaaataaaaaaattatgataaatgcATAAATGAGATGttcaataacaaatataaaatgaaaaaaaaatgacttaaaaagtacataattgaaaaaaaaacataaatcaacGACAATTATTGTTCTTTTTTATGTCTAGGTTGTCGTTTTGTTCTCTTGTTAATATCCATTTAAAATTCTCAAGTCTTATGGGTGGAATATGGTTTATTTAGAGATTTATATGTTATTagataaatacttaaaataaatcCAGAAGCTTCTGAGAGaaataagattatttaaaattaaaataaaaaatttaattaaaagtaatttaaaaaatttatattattttttatctcataTATGTATACCTTTTATTTTCATACCTTTTCTTTTACTTGATTCAATCTAGTTAACTGAATTTTAGTTAACAGTTTTTTTGCGAGATCTTTTTTTCTGGATAACATCTACgctgaaattttattttatttttattaacatcTACGCagggttatttttttttcctacgacaactattttttaattaatgtcattggtgttattttattcttcaatttttgGTAGACCCTGTTTTTTCTTATACTAATAATGTAGTTTTAAGCCAACCTTAACTATGGATTCTT
This sequence is a window from Vigna angularis cultivar LongXiaoDou No.4 chromosome 2, ASM1680809v1, whole genome shotgun sequence. Protein-coding genes within it:
- the LOC108329184 gene encoding chitinase-like protein 1; amino-acid sequence: MERAKRNAVAAIALVVVLAVVAARVEAQQDSNVKTLVKYKHGKKYCDKGWECKGWSIYCCNLTITDYFQTYQFENLFSKRNSPVAHAVGFWDYHSFIAAASLFEPEGFGTTGNKTMQMMEIAAFLGHVGSKTSCGYGVATGGPLAWGLCYNHEMSPMQSYCDEYFKLTYPCTPGAEYYGRGAIPIFWNYNYGAVGEALKVDLLSHPEYIEQNATLAFQAAIWRWMTPIRKYQPSAHDAFVGNWKPTKNDTMENRVPGFGTTMNILYGDGVCGQGDVDTMNNIVSHYMYYLDLLGVGREQAGPHEYLTCAEQVPFNPSSKAASST